The Fragaria vesca subsp. vesca unplaced genomic scaffold, FraVesHawaii_1.0 scf0513070, whole genome shotgun sequence genome segment CGCGGCCTCCGGTTACGAGCTTATCGCCACCGGCCCTCCTGCTTTTTCCGATTCCGCCCTCTCGTCTTCCTCCACTGGTAAGCTTTTCACTCCTACTTTATACTCTGCAAAATCTGATGGCGCCTGGTGTCTCTGTAGACGAAGTAGGAATTGACGGATGGAACGAGCTGGACGACGAGTACGCTTTCGTCTACGCCAACTCAGAAAGGAACAAGTTGCTCGTGAAATGCCTTGTCATCAATGATAAGTTGTTCGTCGATGCTTTGGCTTCTGGCTCTTCCTTCCATCTCGAAATCAGGTAGGCCTGCActttgtctttctttctttccttctctgtgtgattttgcatttgatttctctcttctcaatTTGTTTATAAATTTGCAGCGTGGGTGACTATGTTGGAGAGAGCGGTGGCAGCGGTAATTACTCGTCGCAGTTCAAGAATTTGGAGGTACTGGTGAAGAGTCTGGACGCTCAAGTTTTGTCTAAATTAGATGGCTCTTTAAAAGCCGGTTCGAGCAGTAACAAAGCCACAAGGTTGAATTTGGGTCTCAGTTACAGTTACAAAGCACTGTGCTAAAACACATATGCATTCTATGACTGAATATTATTCATGTGGGTGGTTTTATCGTGCAACTTTGCAGTTCGGAAACAAGTGAGAGACCAGCAACTGAGCCACGGAGTGGACTTTCAGAACCTCTTCCTTCCAGGTCTGTCTCTTTCTCGTACACACATTCAATGTTGTTAATGCACTCCTGATAGTTTATGTAAGGGCTTAGGTAGTTCAGTTTTGTGCTAATGTTAATTTTagaggaaggaaaaagaaacaacaatgaTTTGGTATCTGGGATAAAGGTGGGGTAAAAGTGAGTTAAGAGAAAATGTAACGACTAAGGTATGAAATAGTATGTTTGGATTGTCGCATAAGGTAGGAGTGTAGGACGTTACTGGGACCTTGTTTTGTTCTATTTGAGAATTTGAACATGTGAAGGTGGCTATAGTTTCTATAATATTGATATTGGGAGACTGAATTACTTGAGATGAAATCTGAATGGTGTATGAAATAGAATATATAAGACTAGGATGAGGATCGGAGGAGATGCACCAAAGACTAATGCAACTGCTGGTGAGTGCTTTTGAAGTTTGCAAAGTTCATATCATATCACGCCTGGCGAGTCTACGAATTAGAAGTAGCAGGGAGTTTTATTGTATTCAAGTGTTCAAGTCGTTTGTGTGTGGTCCATGTTTGAGTAAGACCTGATGGTTGTCGCAGGAGAGGGGAGGGGGTGCTTCTTTTAGGTTTGTGAAGATCCTAGTACTATTCAGTATGTCAAcgcttttcttttattaaacATTGTTCTATatcctctcttgtttcttagATTGAGGAATTATTCTTAGTTTCGTACGCATGTTACCTCTGTTGATCATCTTGATTTTAGCAGGATTATGTTCTGTCAGTATTTGCCTTTTTTCTTGTTAGATGAACGGAAATGTTTTAAATTGCATTGGGATGCTAgatctttgctttcttttaaTGGAAGTTTGCTTCTCTTCCAAAAATTGCATTGGAAGAGATGTTGCTGGgtatcaaacaaagaaaaaaattgcacTGATATCCTACCAAAAAATATGGCATTCCCGCTTAAAATGTTGCTTTGCACCTTTGCAGAATTGTCTATCCTCCTGTTAATCCTATAGGTGATAGTGATCGTTTCCCTGGGCCTGGTGCTGGAATGTATCCTACTAGGTATTTTGCTTATACAAGtcattttgttcttcctcACTATTCAATCCCATTTTACTGTTCCAGTTTAACACTCATTTGTTATATCTGTTCATCAGAGGTGATTTTGGTGGTGGGGGAATGCTTCTAGGTTTgtgactttttcttcttcttttctgtgcTGGAAAATTACATGGCATTTTTGTGATAGCTCattcattcatgatgaaaacAGGACCAAATGATCCTCGGTGGTTTGGTGGCATTAGAGAGCCTGGGTTTCCTGGAGGACAACCGTAAGTTGTTCTAGACTGGTTCCCTTCCcaccctcctctctctctctctctctctctctctctctctctcacacacacacacactaacACACACATGCGCTATACTATGTAACTATTCTAATCTTATTTTTTGCACAGGGGTGTTCCTCCTGGTGCTCGTTTTGACCCCTTTGGTCCACCTGGTGTTCCTGGTTTTGAGCCCAATAGGTTTGCAAGGTATGCAGtcttattatttcttttatttttgtcaataataataaatccCTAAATGATAACAAAGCACTGAACACGTGTGTTATCGGCTATCTGGAAAGTCCTCCAGTTGGCTTAAATTAGTGAGTATCATGACATGTCCTTGGTTCACGGCGTGTAGAGGAAAAGTTAGATGAGTGGTTATGATTCTCTGCTGGTAGTTCAAGGAGGTTAATAAAGTCCAgattttacccttttttttattttcactcaGCCTTTCGCCATATGTAAAGGCCAATGGAATTAAATTGGGTTCAAAATTGTCTGGTTTCCAGTCGTAAGCCACTTTTATTTCTACCCGTCAAATGTGAGTGAAAGAAAAAGTAGTAGTTCTGGTGTTACCGGTAGTGTTCCTTTGGgcttttttgttggattttctttttctaaaat includes the following:
- the LOC101312596 gene encoding probable proteasome inhibitor-like gives rise to the protein MANEKSVMAVIRAARPTFRNNSDKVAFAVHASFAASGYELIATGPPAFSDSALSSSSTDEVGIDGWNELDDEYAFVYANSERNKLLVKCLVINDKLFVDALASGSSFHLEISVGDYVGESGGSGNYSSQFKNLEVLVKSLDAQVLSKLDGSLKAGSSSNKATSSETSERPATEPRSGLSEPLPSRIVYPPVNPIGDSDRFPGPGAGMYPTRGDFGGGGMLLGPNDPRWFGGIREPGFPGGQPGVPPGARFDPFGPPGVPGFEPNRFARNLRRPGSGPHPDLEHFGSGSDFI